GTCACTTGGGTATTTATAGATAGAAATATTTAGGATTTCGAGCATGGGAAAAAACTGAAGTTTGCTGCCCAAACAAAGCGGAATTTGAACTCATAACAGAACCCAAGAGTTGGGAAGTAACAGGCTCCACAAACGTCCAATGGAGTTAAAGCCTGCCCTCCAAGGCCCGCCCCTTCTGTCAGGGTATGTTCTGATTTACTCCTACGCTAAAGACTGTTGGAACAGTTTGCTGGGAAATTAATTTCAAATGTTGTGCTctactgaaatgttttatttggttaGTAATTCATGAGAGAGGATAAGTAAATATGGGAGAATAAAAAGCCTGGCTGAAAATTTCCTGTGATTatacgtggggggggggggggttgtctgtAAACTCGCTATGGGTGTAAATAGCAAACAAAACACATTATAAGCAGGGCAAAGTGTACAGAAAGTGgtatacaggggtggggcaAGTTTacaaaatatggaaaaaaaacacaggcacacaagtGCTTTGATCAGAGGTGgttaattcaggtccagaaactaaaaatccagaccaacgAGCTGAgtaagagtcacagagtactcagctagTGGGATGACTAAATCATGGTCCGGATtttggctttctggacctgaaatatccACCTCCGGCTGTGATAGTTGAGATGCTTTGTGCTGATCTATACACCATTTAATTagaaaaaacagcattttagCACTATGCCAAAGGAAAAACATGGTCATTTACAgttcattatcatcatcatcatcattattatcgGATGCTTAACAGAAATTCAGACCTATGCATTGATATAGCTGGATATTGAGAGAGATGGTTAAGTGCCTCTAGGGtagcgtttcccaatctggtcctcagggactcagagtctccacatttttgctggagctggaaagaagcaaaaaaacgtggactgtctggcagggagcaaaaacatggaccggctatgggtccccaaggaccggattgggaaacactgctctagggtACAGCAGATGGGGACCTCAGGCACCAGCTCTCCGCATAATTCCTTGCAAAGCCTGTAGCCACATCAAGGGCCGGTCAGGGTTATGGCAGGGAGCAGCCTGGAGCCGAACCCTGGCTGCACAGAACACAAGGTGGGGTGAAGTGCAGAAAGAGGGCCAGTCCACTACAGGGCAAATACAGGGGCACATGCACATGGGAGAAAAATGCTACAGGCAATTTACAACCAATTACTCTAAATGATTCTCTTTACACAGTGGGAGGAAACTTGTGCGAgtcaggaagaacatgcagactcagGACACAGATCGGAAGTGGGATATGTGCCCCCAACCGTAGAAGGGTGTGGCAAGGGTACTGCCCCCCCCGACCACACTCTTAAtaaaaaaccaaaacacaaaaagTGAACTAGGAGGAGaggggaaataaataaataaaacacaccaCACTACATAGGTCtgttaagcattttatttttccatttaacTGTTTCACAGCATTTTTCAATTTCCAATCAAAAAACTGGAACAGACAAGAATTCAGCCTCACTTCAGCACGACACGTTGGCATTAGAAAAATATGTACAGATCATCACACTTGTACAGTTGGCCGTTACCATCATCCTTTCACAAAGGCCTGTGAAGTCCGTCAACTTGGCAGCGCCATCCAGAACAAAACGATTCACACCTGACTGTACAGTCTTTCACACCCTCCGATTTAATGTTCCTTCAATGATCCCTATTCAAataaactaaatttaaaaaatgaaataagtCAAAGATTAAAACAAACCATTAagattataattaaaataagtcAAGGATTTAATGTTATAGCAAGAACCTTTCAGCAAGTACCCATATGCTCACCTGATCTACAGATTTCTTCAAAAATTCTCACCAAAAATGACAGATACATCTGGACTGAAAGAGGCACAGATTGCTTTCCTGATACTGTATGTGCTGCTCAGAGATcctgcagcccctcccccttcatGGCTTTCAGGGTGTCTGTTCAGTCTTTCCCATCTCTTCCAGAGTTCCATCTACTTGATAAAGGAAAAAGGCCTCCCGTGTCAAGGTCGTCCCCGTGACCTTCGGCCGCCGAGTGGGTCAGAGGAACCTCACTTTGCTTCATTGTCTGGCTCAGGTCACGTCCGTGTGGGTCTGCGATCTCCAGGGAGCATGTGCCAAGGTACCAGCTGAAACATCCAAGAGCAACAAGcagccatccatcttctccGTGAACAGTCAGTCTGTCAGGATCTCGTTTGTGGACAGGTGGACGGTGGCTGGTTTTGAATACCCTTTAATATTAAGGAGATATATCCACCGTTGACatccatgggggtgggggggtggtataACAGTGGAAGTATATGACAGACCGCAAGGGGGTGCTTggatggaggaggaagagggagcGGGTATGGAGATGGCCCCCAGCCACTTCAGCAGACCTAGGATGAGGTGAGAACGAGGGCCATTCGTCACAACAGCTGCCAAACCAACTGACGTTTCATCACAGTCCTACACGCTGCGTGTGAATCTACATTATACCTGCAGCAAATACACTTTTGGACTTCAGACTTTCGAAATTTACAATCCAGCTGTATAGGTGTAACTTAAGGGGGCTAAaagtcctcccccccccccccccccccctcaccttcTGGTCAGGCAGTGGGGTCAGGTGACTGCTGAGCAACGTGCCGCTGGGCCGGTCCTGCTCGCAGAAGATTGTGCCGTTGACGTAGTGAAAACGGTCGCCCGGCACCAGCCGGTTCCTACAGGTGGCGCAGGTGAAGCACTGCACGGGTGGGCAGGCGGGCAAGGAAAACCAAGCGTTAGCAGAACGGATGAAAACCTGCAGTTTTCAAGCTCATTTCCCAACTATTCCCCAAGGTAATGTCAGACTAATCTGTAgtgaatgggaaaaaaaaaaaaaactggctctCTATCGCCGCCCTCCTGCTGGAAAGGTAGCAGACTCACCTTCAGGTGATACACGCTGCCCTGGGCTCTCATCACCATCTCGCTGGCAGGGATGGATAGCCCACAGGCGCTGCAAGCCCCGCTGTGTCCGAATAGCCTGACGGCATGACAGGAAACAAGGTCTGTCAG
This is a stretch of genomic DNA from Paramormyrops kingsleyae isolate MSU_618 chromosome 7, PKINGS_0.4, whole genome shotgun sequence. It encodes these proteins:
- the lmo4a gene encoding LIM domain transcription factor LMO4a, coding for MVHSRVEPSSMAGVGASSPPRGCAGCGGRIADRFLLFSMERYWHTHCLKCSCCQAQLGDIGTTCYSKGGMVLCRDDYIRLFGHSGACSACGLSIPASEMVMRAQGSVYHLKCFTCATCRNRLVPGDRFHYVNGTIFCEQDRPSGTLLSSHLTPLPDQKVC